A genomic stretch from Triplophysa dalaica isolate WHDGS20190420 chromosome 4, ASM1584641v1, whole genome shotgun sequence includes:
- the hs3st1l2 gene encoding heparan sulfate (glucosamine) 3-O-sulfotransferase 1-like 2 translates to MLWTLILALILLLLLQAQLLVCLHELRASLTSVTSATPPKTSGTSALQRLPGAIIIGVRKGGTRALLEMLNLHPDVEVAKTEIHYFNADENFRKGLDWYRAQMPLTLPDQLTVEKTPGYFTAPPAPKRIWAMNPAMKLLLIVRDPAERLVSDYTQVLHNRIQQNKPYQPLEDLLLSQGHINPNYKALQRSFYYQHLARWLELFPREQIHIVDGEALIQNPFPELQKAETFLELAPQIKPDNFYFNVTKGFYCMLSAGHDKCLDESKGRPHAPLSNTAFQKLCRYLRVPNQIFFRMVGQRFNWC, encoded by the coding sequence ATGTTGTGGACACTGATACTGGCTTTGATCCTACTGCTGTTGCTCCAAGCTCAGCTACTCGTATGTCTACATGAACTCCGAGCCTCTCTAACCTCTGTCACTTCAGCGACGCCTCCTAAAACTTCAGGCACCTCTGCTTTGCAACGTCTGCCGGGTGCCATCATCATCGGGGTCCGGAAAGGAGGCACCAGAGCCCTTCTGGAGATGCTCAACCTCCACCCAGACGTGGAGGTAGCCAAAACCGAGATCCACTACTTCAACGCCGATGAAAACTTCCGGAAAGGTTTAGACTGGTACCGTGCCCAAATGCCCCTCACCCTCCCCGATCAGCTGACGGTAGAAAAGACCCCTGGATACTTTACAGCACCCCCAGCCCCAAAAAGGATCTGGGCCATGAATCCAGCTATGAAACTGCTGCTGATTGTTCGTGACCCGGCGGAGAGGCTCGTGTCAGACTACACGCAAGTTCTGCACAACCGAATTCAGCAGAATAAGCCATACCAGCCACTGGAGGATCTGTTACTATCACAAGGACATATCAACCCCAATTATAAGGCCCTTCAGCGGAGTTTCTACTACCAGCATCTGGCCAGATGGCTGGAGCTTTTTCCCAGGGAGCAAATCCACATAGTGGATGGAGAGGCTCTGATACAGAATCCTTTCCCCGAGCTGCAAAAGGCGGAGACATTTTTGGAACTTGCGCCACAGATAAAGCCAGACAATTTCTACTTCAATGTCACAAAGGGCTTTTACTGTATGCTGTCTGCCGGACACGACAAGTGCCTGGATGAGTCGAAGGGAAGGCCACACGCGCCCCTCAGTAACACCGCATTTCAGAAGCTCTGCCGCTATCTGAGAGTTCccaatcaaatatttttcagaATGGTGGGACAGAGGTTTAACTGGTGCTAA